The proteins below are encoded in one region of Cyclopterus lumpus isolate fCycLum1 chromosome 8, fCycLum1.pri, whole genome shotgun sequence:
- the cdr2a gene encoding LOW QUALITY PROTEIN: cerebellar degeneration-related protein 2 (The sequence of the model RefSeq protein was modified relative to this genomic sequence to represent the inferred CDS: deleted 1 base in 1 codon), with protein sequence MLTDVILEEEFDKNGESWYDPRDLERDLHLAAEFGKTLLDRNHELEQALQQMYSTNQEQLQEIEHLNKQVDLLRQMNDQHAKVYEQLDVAARDLEQGNLRLVQDRRLAQQKIHSLTETIEGLQTYMEDLQTQVEELKTAQAERNKRELAEQRRHLGAQSVSCLKELYDLHHDRHLDHDGLHVDGLWTLRGSFYDRDRCKDPEEGDAALQRSVQTIQSQIAVERSRREAAERERELTSRENRGLEERLASLAGCTARQKELEAQVEQLRLLWRADCANSIRRPELLLPDKVFFASEDRPSPGLDEIEEKVEKDEEPRQYVRQRSNSDSVLRAASTDEMRRGHEQLCIRRTEAVKQRGISLLNEVDAQYSALQVKYDELLRRCQQADGPSLKAAQTPGGPHASSRTRRRRSSAALCDPTGVLAGQQPEYRALFEEIFTCIQKTKVDLGNNRSPVEDAGSA encoded by the exons ATCTCCACTTGGCAGCGGAGTTTGGGAAAACCCTCCTGGACAGGAACCATGAGCTGGAGCAGGCCCTGCAGCAGATGTACTCCACCAACcaggagcagctgcaggagaTCGAG CACCTGAACAAGCAGGTGGACCTGCTGCGTCAGATGAACGACCAGCACGCCAAAGTGTACGAGCAGCTAGACGTGGCCGCCAGGGATCTGGAGCAAGGCAACCTGAGACTAGTGCAGGACCGCCGCCTGGCCCAGCAGAAGATCCACAG TCTAACAGAGACTATTGAAGGCCTTCAGACCTACATGGAGGACCTGCAGACCCAGGTGGAGGAGCTAAAGACTGCCCAGGCCGAGCGAAACAAACGAGAGCTGGCGGAGCAGCGACGCCACCTCGGAGCCCAGAGTGTGTCCTGCCTCAAAGAGCTGTATGACTTACACCATGACAG GCACCTCGACCACGATGGTCTGCATGTGGATGGACTCTGGACCCTGCGGGGCTCTTTCTATGACCGAGACAGGTGC AAGGACCCGGAGGAGGGAGACGCGGCTCTCCAGCGCTCCGTCCAGACCATTCAGAGCCAGATAGCTGTGGAGCGGAGCCGCAGGGAGGCCGCGGAGCGCGAGAGGGAGTTGACGTCCAGGGAGAACCGAGGGCTGGAGGAGCGGCTGGCCTCGCTGGCCGGCTGCACAGCCAGGCAGAAGGAGCTGGAGGCCCAGGTGGAGCAGCTGCGGCTCCTGTGGCGCGCCGACTGCGCCAACAG TATCAGAAGACCGGAGCTGCTGTTGCCTGATAAAGTGTTCTTCGCCTCAGAAGACCGACCGAGCCCCGGGCTGGACGAGATCGAGGAGAAGGTAGAAAAGGACGAGGAGCCGAGACAATACGTCCGGCAGAGGTCGAACAGTGACAGCGTTTTGAGAGCGGCGAGCACAGACGAGATGCGCCGCGGTCACGAGCAGCTGTGTATAAGGCGAACGGAGGCGGTGAAACAGAGGGGCATCTCTCTGCTCAACGAGGTGGATGCACAGTACAGCGCGCTGCAG GTGAAATATGACGAGCTGCTGCGGCGGTGCCAGCAGGCGGACGGGCCGAGCCTTAAAGCCGCGCAGACGCCCGGCGGGCCCCATGCGAGCAGCCGGACCCGCCGCCGCCGGtcctctgctgctctgtgtgACCCGACTGGGGTTCTGGCCGGCCAGCAGCCCGAGTACAGAGCTCTCTTCGAGGAGATTTTCACCTGCATCCAAAAGACCAAAGTTGACCTCGGCAACAACCGAAGTCCAGTCGAGGACGCCGGCTCTGCCTGA